A single Nostoc sp. PCC 7107 DNA region contains:
- a CDS encoding glycosyltransferase family 2 protein, with the protein MIQPIYSLVIPIYNEEENITEMYRRLHHVAEQLDGEVELILVDDGSRDRSLSMIRELRHLDSRVRYLSFARNFGHQIAVTAGLNFVQGKCAIIMDADLQDPPELIFQMLEKWQQGYEVVYAQRLSRKQESSLKRFTAYAFYRILRRLSHVDIPTDTGDFCLLDRQVVDILNAMPERNRYIRGLRAWVGFRQTAVLFEREPRFAGKVKYTFGKSWALAIDGIISFSTVPLKLATYIGMVAAAIALLMIILVLYWRLFDHASPLIGYSLITIAIFFLGSVQLICIGILGEYIGRIYEEVKARPIYTVKETGGLIKISEMQSRS; encoded by the coding sequence GTGATTCAACCAATATACTCTTTAGTAATTCCCATTTATAACGAAGAAGAAAATATTACGGAAATGTATCGTCGTCTGCATCATGTGGCAGAGCAGTTAGACGGTGAAGTTGAGTTAATTTTAGTAGATGATGGTAGCCGCGATCGTTCTTTGAGTATGATTCGTGAACTGCGCCATCTCGATAGTCGAGTACGTTACCTCAGTTTTGCGCGGAATTTTGGACATCAAATTGCTGTTACAGCTGGGCTAAATTTTGTCCAAGGCAAATGTGCAATTATCATGGATGCGGATCTGCAAGATCCCCCAGAATTAATCTTCCAGATGCTAGAGAAATGGCAACAAGGCTATGAAGTAGTGTATGCTCAACGTCTATCGCGTAAACAAGAAAGTTCGCTAAAACGCTTTACTGCTTATGCTTTTTATCGTATTCTCCGACGGTTATCTCATGTTGATATACCGACAGATACGGGAGATTTTTGTTTACTAGATCGGCAAGTTGTGGATATTCTCAATGCTATGCCCGAACGGAACCGTTATATTCGCGGCTTACGCGCTTGGGTGGGTTTTCGCCAAACTGCGGTACTTTTTGAACGGGAACCGCGTTTTGCGGGCAAAGTTAAGTATACCTTTGGTAAGTCCTGGGCTTTGGCTATTGATGGCATTATTTCTTTTTCCACAGTGCCATTAAAGTTAGCTACTTATATAGGGATGGTAGCAGCTGCGATCGCCCTGTTGATGATCATCCTAGTACTATACTGGCGCTTATTTGACCATGCTAGTCCTTTAATCGGCTACAGCTTGATTACAATTGCTATATTTTTTCTCGGTTCTGTGCAGTTAATTTGTATAGGAATTTTAGGTGAGTATATTGGGCGAATTTATGAAGAAGTTAAAGCCCGCCCTATATATACTGTCAAAGAAACTGGTGGGTTGATTAAAATTTCCGAAATGCAGTCTAGATCGTGA
- a CDS encoding EamA family transporter translates to MTPQEFSLLIVSVLISSAGQFFLKIGANKLGKVHLGNAINHILSIITIPELLIGLTCYGIGAMFYILLLTRVNLSVAGPSISIGYIFSVLLGYWILKEPITLMRLFGLGFIVVGVILVVWRK, encoded by the coding sequence ATGACCCCACAAGAATTTAGTTTACTAATTGTATCAGTCCTGATCAGTTCAGCAGGACAATTTTTTTTGAAAATAGGTGCCAACAAATTAGGTAAGGTTCATCTAGGGAACGCAATTAATCACATTCTCAGTATTATCACCATACCAGAACTTTTAATCGGATTAACTTGCTATGGCATAGGTGCTATGTTTTACATTCTCCTACTCACGCGAGTTAATCTCAGTGTTGCTGGCCCATCTATATCTATTGGGTATATTTTTTCTGTCTTGCTAGGATATTGGATATTGAAAGAACCTATCACTCTAATGCGTTTGTTTGGTTTGGGCTTTATTGTAGTGGGAGTAATATTAGTAGTTTGGCGGAAATAA
- a CDS encoding COG4280 domain-containing protein → MNWEIFLASFVGSLIELVEILGLVLIVGKLAGWRNAFVGAGSGIGLTLLASLILGTSLTIIPVDILRIVAGVFLLAFGQKWTRSIVKYYAGIPKKRKDEEDDLETELANTGNQLGWNWFAIATTFKGALLDSVEVAIAVVTLGATGGKWLEAAGGASAAAFGLVVVAFLFRTPLNQVPIKPMKFTAAMLLMGFGIYWLSEGFKIKLPGDDWAIVWLPIVWGCLMAVSALLLRWQVGLQPKEIVS, encoded by the coding sequence ATGAATTGGGAAATTTTTCTGGCTAGTTTTGTCGGCTCTTTAATTGAATTAGTCGAAATCCTCGGACTTGTACTGATTGTAGGTAAATTAGCAGGGTGGCGTAATGCTTTTGTGGGTGCGGGTAGTGGTATTGGTTTGACTCTACTTGCTTCCTTAATTCTCGGTACAAGTTTGACAATCATCCCTGTAGACATACTTAGAATTGTCGCGGGAGTTTTCTTGTTAGCCTTTGGACAAAAATGGACGCGCTCAATTGTCAAGTATTATGCAGGCATTCCCAAAAAGCGTAAAGATGAAGAAGACGACCTAGAAACAGAATTGGCAAATACAGGTAATCAATTAGGCTGGAACTGGTTTGCGATCGCGACAACTTTTAAAGGAGCATTATTAGATAGTGTAGAGGTAGCGATCGCTGTTGTCACCTTGGGTGCTACTGGTGGTAAATGGCTAGAAGCTGCTGGTGGTGCTTCCGCAGCAGCATTTGGTTTAGTTGTAGTAGCATTTTTATTCCGCACGCCACTTAATCAAGTACCTATCAAACCAATGAAATTTACAGCTGCTATGCTACTAATGGGATTTGGTATTTACTGGCTAAGTGAAGGATTCAAGATAAAACTACCTGGTGATGACTGGGCAATTGTTTGGTTGCCAATAGTTTGGGGTTGCTTAATGGCTGTTTCTGCCTTACTCCTGCGCTGGCAAGTTGGTTTGCAACCAAAGGAAATTGTGAGTTAG
- a CDS encoding efflux RND transporter periplasmic adaptor subunit, giving the protein MNTYIEVPVIGKVYHPFRWLIGLIATGAVVVGVTTTANMVNRSASEQDITQLTVPVEAKNVTLKITASGKVVPVQSVNISPKNPGVLAELYVEQGDRVEQNQIIARMDVGDLQAQILQYRANLAQSQAQLDQALAGTRPQEITQAKARLSQAQAQLAQARAGNRPQEIAQAQAQVDAAQARVNYTAEQVKRYQYLYQQGAEKKQLLDQAVSEDKSAKANLEEARRRLSLMQSGSRSEEIDMKEAAVTEAQAALVLLQDGTRKEEIAQRQAAVKAAQAQLVAANVKMQETVIRAPFAGIVTQKYANIGAFVTPTTSASSSASATSSSIVAVAKGLEVLAQIPEADIGRVKPGQEVEIVADAYPDQIFKGRVRLIAPEAVVEQGVTSFQVRVELETGTDKLRSGLNVDLTFLGDRVSNTLVLPTVAIVTEKGKTGVLVPDGKNQPQFREVTTGAQIQDQTQVLSGVQPGDRVFVDLPKDYKIKKAQEAQNQ; this is encoded by the coding sequence ATGAACACCTACATCGAAGTTCCCGTTATTGGCAAAGTTTATCACCCATTTCGCTGGCTGATTGGGTTGATAGCCACGGGTGCTGTTGTGGTTGGTGTTACTACTACCGCCAACATGGTTAATCGATCAGCCAGCGAACAAGATATTACACAACTAACGGTGCCGGTAGAAGCTAAAAATGTGACTTTGAAAATTACTGCCAGTGGTAAGGTTGTACCTGTACAAAGTGTGAATATTAGTCCGAAAAATCCTGGGGTACTGGCAGAATTATATGTGGAACAAGGCGATCGCGTAGAGCAAAATCAAATTATCGCCAGAATGGATGTAGGGGATTTGCAAGCGCAAATTCTTCAATACCGCGCCAACTTAGCCCAGTCCCAAGCCCAATTAGATCAGGCTTTAGCAGGAACTCGTCCCCAAGAAATTACCCAAGCAAAAGCCCGGTTGTCTCAAGCCCAAGCGCAGTTAGCCCAAGCCCGTGCAGGTAATCGTCCCCAAGAAATTGCTCAGGCACAAGCTCAAGTAGATGCAGCCCAAGCAAGGGTAAACTACACCGCTGAACAAGTCAAACGTTATCAATATCTTTACCAACAAGGTGCGGAGAAAAAGCAATTATTAGACCAAGCAGTCAGCGAAGATAAATCTGCTAAAGCTAATTTAGAAGAAGCTCGTCGGCGGTTGTCTTTAATGCAAAGTGGCTCCCGTAGCGAAGAAATTGATATGAAGGAAGCCGCTGTAACTGAGGCACAAGCCGCCTTAGTTTTATTACAAGATGGGACACGCAAAGAAGAAATTGCTCAACGCCAAGCCGCAGTCAAAGCCGCACAAGCGCAGTTAGTCGCAGCAAACGTCAAAATGCAAGAAACAGTGATTCGCGCCCCCTTTGCAGGAATTGTCACTCAGAAATACGCTAACATCGGCGCATTTGTCACACCCACTACCTCGGCTTCTAGCAGTGCTTCGGCGACTTCTAGTTCCATTGTGGCTGTTGCTAAAGGTTTAGAAGTATTAGCCCAAATCCCCGAAGCTGATATTGGCAGAGTTAAACCAGGACAAGAAGTAGAAATTGTGGCTGATGCTTATCCTGACCAAATATTTAAAGGTCGTGTCCGCTTGATTGCACCAGAAGCAGTAGTGGAACAAGGTGTGACATCATTTCAGGTGCGGGTGGAGTTAGAGACAGGTACAGATAAACTGCGTTCTGGCTTAAATGTTGACTTGACTTTTTTAGGCGATCGCGTCAGCAATACTTTAGTATTACCAACTGTGGCCATTGTCACCGAAAAAGGTAAAACTGGTGTCCTGGTTCCCGACGGGAAAAATCAGCCGCAATTTCGGGAAGTGACAACAGGAGCGCAAATTCAAGACCAAACTCAAGTTTTATCGGGTGTGCAACCAGGCGATCGCGTGTTTGTTGACTTACCCAAGGACTATAAAATCAAGAAGGCGCAGGAAGCACAAAACCAATGA
- a CDS encoding NAD(P)-dependent oxidoreductase — MRKLLITGASGFLGWHLCQLAKQEWEVYSTYNSHFIEIPGIKILKVNLTDFQELKQLFNEINPAAVIHTAAHSQPNFCQIYPQESHLINVTVSCNIAGLCADYAIPCVFTSTDQVFNGLNAPYNEAVPVCPINIYGEQKVMAEMGMLERYPLTAVCRMPLLFGSATPTAQSFIQPFIQTLKEEKELNLFIDEYRTPASGTTTAKGLLLAVEKVNGIIHLGGKERISRYDFGQLLVEVFKLPSTGIKSCRQKDVKMSAPRPADVSLDSSQAFGLGYQPLSIKEELKIIANHL; from the coding sequence ATGAGAAAGTTACTGATTACCGGAGCAAGTGGTTTTTTAGGATGGCATCTTTGCCAACTAGCAAAACAAGAATGGGAAGTTTATAGTACTTATAACTCACATTTTATAGAAATTCCAGGAATCAAAATACTAAAAGTCAACTTAACAGACTTTCAAGAATTAAAACAACTATTTAACGAGATTAATCCAGCCGCAGTTATTCATACAGCCGCCCACTCACAACCAAATTTTTGTCAAATTTATCCTCAAGAATCACACTTAATTAATGTCACAGTATCTTGCAATATAGCTGGACTATGTGCAGATTATGCTATTCCTTGCGTGTTTACATCAACAGATCAAGTTTTCAATGGCTTAAATGCTCCTTATAATGAAGCTGTCCCTGTATGTCCCATCAATATTTATGGTGAGCAAAAAGTCATGGCTGAAATGGGTATGTTAGAGCGATATCCTTTGACCGCAGTCTGTCGAATGCCTTTGTTATTTGGTAGTGCAACACCTACAGCCCAGAGCTTTATTCAACCATTTATTCAAACTTTAAAAGAAGAAAAAGAATTAAATTTATTTATTGATGAATATCGTACACCAGCCAGCGGGACAACAACCGCGAAAGGATTATTATTAGCTGTAGAGAAAGTGAACGGAATCATTCACCTAGGCGGGAAAGAACGGATTTCACGCTATGACTTTGGACAGTTATTGGTAGAAGTATTCAAACTACCATCCACAGGCATAAAAAGCTGTCGCCAAAAAGATGTAAAAATGTCAGCACCAAGACCAGCAGATGTTTCTTTAGATAGTTCTCAAGCTTTTGGGTTAGGATATCAACCTTTATCTATCAAAGAAGAATTAAAAATTATCGCAAATCATCTTTGA
- the aroB gene encoding 3-dehydroquinate synthase, with protein sequence MTSTINVNLPQQSYEIAIAPASLDQLGQSLANLQLGQKVVLVSNPSIFKHYGERAIASLKSAGFNVASYCLPAGERYKTLNSIQKLYDVALENRLERSSTMVALGGGVIGDMTGFAAATWLRGINVVQVPTTLLAMVDSAIGGKTGVNHPNGKNLIGAFHQPRLVLIDPEVLKTLPMREFRAGMAEVIKYGVIWDGELFTQLEASKHLNQLRYMKPELLNEILTRSCQAKADVVGKDEKEGGLRAILNYGHTIGHAIESLTGYRVVNHGEAVAIGMVAAGQIAVNLGMWQQAETDRQNAIVQKAGLPTKLPAGVDIAAIIDALQLDKKVKAGKVRFVLPTQIGVVTVTDQVPADVIQQVLQGM encoded by the coding sequence ATGACTTCTACCATTAACGTTAATTTACCGCAGCAGTCTTATGAGATTGCGATCGCACCTGCCAGTTTAGATCAGCTTGGTCAAAGTCTGGCTAATCTCCAGCTAGGGCAGAAAGTAGTGTTAGTTTCTAATCCATCTATTTTCAAGCATTATGGCGAAAGAGCGATCGCATCACTAAAATCCGCAGGATTTAACGTAGCGAGTTATTGCTTACCAGCCGGGGAACGCTACAAAACCCTCAATTCCATCCAAAAACTCTACGATGTCGCCTTAGAAAACCGCCTGGAACGTTCCTCGACAATGGTAGCCTTGGGGGGAGGCGTAATTGGTGATATGACAGGTTTTGCCGCTGCAACTTGGCTGCGGGGAATTAACGTTGTCCAAGTACCCACCACTCTGTTAGCAATGGTAGACTCTGCTATCGGCGGTAAAACAGGCGTAAATCATCCCAACGGCAAAAACTTAATTGGCGCATTTCATCAGCCGCGTTTAGTCTTAATTGACCCAGAAGTATTAAAAACTCTACCTATGCGCGAGTTTCGTGCAGGTATGGCCGAAGTTATCAAGTATGGTGTGATTTGGGATGGGGAATTGTTTACCCAGTTGGAAGCCAGCAAACATCTCAACCAACTCCGTTATATGAAACCGGAACTGTTGAATGAAATCTTAACTCGTTCTTGCCAAGCCAAAGCCGATGTTGTCGGCAAAGATGAGAAAGAAGGTGGACTACGGGCAATTCTCAATTATGGACACACTATTGGTCATGCGATCGAAAGTTTAACAGGTTATCGAGTAGTGAATCATGGCGAAGCTGTTGCGATCGGTATGGTAGCGGCTGGGCAAATTGCTGTCAATTTAGGTATGTGGCAACAAGCTGAAACTGACCGACAAAATGCGATCGTTCAAAAAGCAGGTTTACCGACAAAATTACCTGCGGGTGTAGATATTGCCGCAATTATTGATGCACTGCAACTAGATAAAAAAGTCAAAGCAGGTAAAGTGCGGTTTGTGTTACCAACTCAAATTGGTGTAGTCACAGTCACCGACCAAGTACCAGCAGATGTCATCCAGCAAGTACTACAAGGAATGTAA
- the bioB gene encoding biotin synthase BioB, with protein MSVGIRYDWQEAEIQKIYDMPLLELIYQAASVHRQYHDPKKIQVCKLISIKTGGCPEDCGYCAQSSRYKTEVKPQALLDKDTVVNIAQTAKQKGVSRVCMGAAWREVRDNSQFETVLEMVKEVTDMGLEVCCTLGMLTADQAKRLETAGLYAYNHNLDTSEDYYSTIITTRTYSDRLNTIENVRQTNVTVCSGGILGLGETAQDRVSMLHTLANLNPHPESVPINILSQVEGTPLENQPDVPIWDVVRMIATARIVMPTSDVRLSAGRARLSQVEQAFCFMAGANSIFSSDDNKMLTVTTPCPDYDADQEMLNLLGLEMRPPIQRANQVASPAAVG; from the coding sequence ATGTCGGTGGGAATACGCTACGATTGGCAGGAAGCAGAGATTCAGAAGATTTATGATATGCCGTTGCTAGAGCTTATTTATCAAGCTGCTAGTGTGCATCGCCAATATCATGACCCTAAAAAAATACAGGTATGTAAACTTATCTCCATTAAAACCGGAGGTTGTCCTGAAGATTGTGGCTATTGCGCTCAATCTTCTCGTTATAAAACAGAAGTGAAACCACAAGCACTTCTGGATAAAGATACAGTGGTGAATATTGCCCAAACAGCTAAACAAAAAGGTGTCAGTCGTGTTTGTATGGGTGCTGCTTGGCGAGAAGTACGAGATAACTCTCAGTTTGAAACAGTGCTGGAAATGGTCAAAGAAGTGACCGATATGGGTTTAGAAGTCTGCTGTACTCTGGGAATGTTGACAGCCGACCAAGCAAAGCGATTAGAAACAGCCGGGTTGTATGCTTACAACCACAATTTAGATACTTCAGAAGATTATTACAGCACAATTATTACCACCAGGACTTATAGCGATCGCCTGAATACAATTGAGAATGTCCGCCAAACTAATGTGACTGTTTGCTCTGGCGGTATTCTAGGCTTAGGTGAAACTGCTCAAGACAGAGTATCGATGTTGCACACCCTGGCAAACCTCAATCCTCATCCAGAGTCAGTTCCAATTAATATTCTGTCTCAAGTGGAAGGTACACCCTTAGAAAATCAACCAGATGTCCCCATTTGGGATGTTGTGCGGATGATTGCTACAGCACGTATTGTTATGCCAACTTCTGATGTGCGGTTGAGCGCTGGTCGTGCCAGACTTTCTCAAGTTGAGCAAGCTTTCTGCTTTATGGCAGGAGCTAATTCTATCTTTTCCAGTGACGATAACAAAATGCTCACTGTCACCACTCCTTGCCCAGATTATGATGCTGACCAGGAAATGTTGAATTTGCTGGGGTTAGAAATGCGTCCACCTATCCAAAGAGCAAATCAGGTGGCTAGTCCTGCGGCGGTGGGATAA
- a CDS encoding glycosyltransferase family 39 protein, translating to MRPFREKEWLFSLLLCSLLLWLICLGNSPLRDWDEGTVAQVAREIWRASFGSLHWLYPTLSGEPYHNKPPLMHLLIAWSYSLGGVNEWTTRLPAAVLTALGVPLLYLVGGLLFNDSLSALFAALVYLTTLPVVRHGRLAMLDGTSITFFLLLLFCLLKSRQQKPWALGVGFCLGLITLTKGMLVLLLGGIAGLFILVSSQLAVFRNPYLWTGILLGIAPAIAWYIAQWQYYGSNFLQINLQAQTFDRIAQPVEGNTGAPWYYLLELLKYAFPWLLFWPGGFYLAWKKRDSSWGTLVLVGTTVYFVAISLITTKLPWYVMPLYPFLALAIGAKLSEVWQKQAFNSRIWLVFIVIMAIAGLGGIVYFILAQEEPVLIVMSLVLTISMSVVAWLIYNCDRRFIPVLFSGMYLVLLLLMSSQSWIWELNEAFPVKPVATLIRNHVLPGTTIYTSFAYSRPSLNFYCDCKVIPQNSRELETRLSQSAYLLIDDTTLKKITLVDGQNLGTAEGFNLIAPSNKL from the coding sequence ATGCGCCCATTCCGAGAAAAAGAATGGCTATTTAGCTTGCTACTGTGTTCTTTACTTCTGTGGCTGATATGTTTGGGAAACTCCCCCTTACGAGACTGGGATGAAGGTACAGTGGCGCAAGTCGCCCGTGAAATTTGGCGTGCATCCTTTGGTTCTCTGCATTGGCTGTATCCAACTTTATCAGGTGAACCTTATCATAATAAGCCGCCTCTGATGCACTTGTTAATTGCTTGGTCTTACTCTTTGGGAGGTGTGAATGAATGGACAACACGCTTACCTGCTGCTGTGTTAACCGCTTTGGGAGTGCCTTTACTTTATTTAGTGGGGGGTTTGCTGTTTAACGATAGTTTATCAGCTTTGTTTGCGGCTTTAGTTTACTTAACAACTTTGCCTGTAGTGCGTCATGGACGCTTGGCAATGTTAGATGGTACAAGCATTACTTTTTTCTTACTATTGTTATTTTGCTTATTAAAGTCACGTCAGCAAAAACCTTGGGCTTTAGGTGTGGGATTTTGTCTGGGATTAATTACTCTGACTAAAGGAATGCTAGTTTTGTTGCTGGGGGGTATCGCTGGATTATTCATTTTGGTATCGTCGCAATTAGCAGTGTTCCGTAACCCCTATTTATGGACAGGAATTTTGTTGGGAATTGCGCCGGCGATCGCGTGGTATATTGCTCAATGGCAATATTATGGTAGTAATTTCTTACAGATAAATTTACAAGCACAAACCTTTGACCGCATAGCCCAACCTGTTGAAGGTAATACAGGCGCTCCTTGGTATTATTTACTTGAGTTATTGAAATACGCTTTTCCCTGGTTGTTATTTTGGCCAGGAGGATTTTATCTAGCTTGGAAAAAACGGGATTCTAGCTGGGGTACTTTAGTTTTAGTTGGTACAACTGTTTACTTTGTAGCTATTTCTTTAATAACTACAAAGCTGCCGTGGTATGTTATGCCTTTGTACCCATTTTTAGCATTGGCAATTGGGGCAAAACTCAGCGAAGTTTGGCAGAAACAGGCATTTAATTCTAGGATTTGGTTAGTATTTATAGTTATTATGGCGATCGCAGGTTTAGGCGGTATTGTTTACTTTATTCTTGCACAAGAAGAGCCTGTACTAATAGTCATGAGTCTTGTTTTAACAATCAGTATGAGTGTTGTTGCATGGTTAATTTATAATTGCGATCGCAGATTTATTCCTGTGTTGTTTTCTGGTATGTATTTAGTCTTATTACTATTGATGAGTTCGCAATCTTGGATTTGGGAATTAAATGAAGCATTCCCAGTTAAACCAGTTGCAACCTTAATTCGCAACCATGTTTTACCAGGAACAACAATTTACACATCATTTGCTTATAGCCGTCCTAGCTTAAATTTCTACTGTGATTGCAAAGTTATACCTCAAAATTCTAGGGAATTAGAAACAAGGTTATCTCAGTCAGCTTATTTACTTATAGACGACACCACTTTAAAAAAGATTACTTTAGTTGATGGTCAAAATCTTGGTACTGCTGAAGGATTTAATTTAATTGCACCATCAAATAAACTATAA
- a CDS encoding tetratricopeptide repeat protein translates to MVFWRCLAASSLIICFTSGCDSKAQSSIKNTQQVVQEINVSQLLTEAKTSQKAENLFDQGNKLLDAQHYQDAIAVYDKAIAFKPDSADAWINRGIALTKLQKHTEALASYDQAIAIKADKDEAWYNRGNALASLQSYAGAIAAYDRAIAIKPNKQEAWINRGIALTKLQRYQEALASYDQAIAIKADKPEIYYNRACTYALQNKVELAITNLKAAIRLVPGKYQQLAKTDPDFKKVRSDQRFKKLIQ, encoded by the coding sequence ATGGTCTTTTGGCGCTGCTTGGCTGCCTCTAGCTTGATTATTTGCTTCACATCTGGCTGCGATAGCAAAGCACAATCATCAATAAAAAATACTCAGCAAGTGGTACAAGAAATTAACGTTTCTCAGTTGCTGACAGAAGCAAAGACGAGTCAAAAAGCAGAAAATTTATTTGATCAAGGCAATAAATTATTAGATGCACAACACTATCAAGATGCCATAGCGGTTTATGATAAAGCGATCGCCTTTAAACCAGATAGTGCAGATGCTTGGATAAACCGAGGCATAGCTTTGACAAAACTGCAAAAACACACAGAAGCATTAGCGTCTTATGATCAAGCGATCGCTATCAAAGCTGATAAAGATGAAGCTTGGTATAACCGAGGTAATGCTTTAGCATCCTTACAAAGTTATGCAGGCGCAATTGCAGCTTATGATCGAGCGATCGCCATTAAACCAAATAAACAAGAAGCCTGGATTAACCGCGGGATAGCGTTGACAAAACTGCAACGTTATCAGGAGGCATTAGCATCTTATGATCAGGCGATCGCTATCAAAGCAGACAAGCCAGAAATTTATTACAATCGAGCTTGTACTTATGCCTTGCAAAACAAAGTAGAATTAGCAATTACAAACTTAAAAGCTGCCATACGTCTAGTTCCAGGAAAATACCAACAATTAGCGAAAACCGATCCAGACTTTAAAAAAGTACGTAGCGATCAAAGATTTAAAAAATTAATTCAATAG
- a CDS encoding Uma2 family endonuclease — protein sequence MILQTKNQLTLQEFLHLPPGEGDTTYELVDGRAIPKMSPKKFHSKLTRVLLNLIEQLCGANGEVCPELAVSLTRKGRDWVPVPDILYISNERLPSDWEEEGVCSVPPDLVIEIISPGQTFGQMMAKAKDYLDAKVLRVWVVDSKARSITVFFPDAAPQTYMGDEILKDALFPGLEFTVEQVFIQAKIPLN from the coding sequence ATGATTCTTCAAACCAAAAATCAATTAACTTTACAAGAGTTTTTACATCTTCCTCCAGGTGAGGGAGATACTACCTATGAACTTGTGGATGGCCGAGCTATTCCTAAAATGTCACCGAAAAAATTTCACTCTAAACTGACTCGCGTCCTGCTCAACTTGATTGAACAATTATGTGGGGCTAATGGAGAAGTATGTCCAGAATTAGCTGTGTCTTTAACTCGTAAAGGAAGAGATTGGGTTCCTGTACCTGATATTTTATACATCTCGAATGAACGTTTGCCTTCGGACTGGGAAGAAGAAGGAGTATGTTCTGTTCCGCCAGATTTGGTGATTGAGATTATTTCACCAGGGCAAACCTTTGGTCAAATGATGGCTAAAGCCAAAGATTATTTAGATGCGAAAGTGCTGCGAGTATGGGTAGTAGATAGCAAAGCCAGAAGTATTACTGTGTTTTTCCCAGATGCGGCACCGCAAACATATATGGGAGATGAAATACTCAAGGATGCGCTGTTTCCAGGGTTAGAATTTACAGTTGAGCAAGTATTTATACAGGCAAAAATCCCGTTAAATTAA
- a CDS encoding polysaccharide deacetylase family protein yields MEQNKSLLWPQGILIALLALGATLSIAVIMLLRPNASEAQSNQRININNNLVAKVGTQKRIEGLKAAMLTSWQQEAQAKGLGYTLAKRFQGAVIKEAKLSPNQKVIALTFDDGPWPESTAQVLEILKQNNIKATFFVVGQNVKNYPDLLKRVSTEGHVIANHTWHHWYHFMNQQAAAYEIEHTTDMIYQITGVKTNLFRPPGGIMHNGVATYAKNAKYAIVMWSSDSIDYSQPTVPKLIDNVFRLAKPGGIVLMHDGGGNRSRTVQALPEIINRFRKQGYRFVTIPELLEMEDKAQSVIAKKK; encoded by the coding sequence GTGGAACAAAATAAATCGTTACTTTGGCCGCAAGGTATCTTGATTGCTTTGCTTGCCTTGGGTGCTACATTAAGCATTGCTGTCATAATGCTTCTGAGACCAAATGCTTCTGAAGCACAAAGCAATCAGCGTATCAATATAAATAATAATTTAGTTGCTAAAGTTGGTACACAAAAGCGTATTGAGGGCTTAAAAGCTGCAATGCTGACAAGTTGGCAACAAGAAGCACAAGCTAAAGGCCTTGGTTATACTTTAGCTAAACGCTTTCAAGGGGCAGTAATTAAAGAGGCTAAACTTAGCCCAAATCAAAAAGTAATCGCACTTACCTTTGATGATGGCCCTTGGCCGGAAAGTACGGCTCAAGTACTAGAAATTCTCAAACAGAATAATATCAAAGCAACATTTTTCGTTGTTGGTCAAAACGTCAAAAATTATCCAGACTTACTCAAGCGGGTAAGTACTGAAGGCCATGTCATTGCTAACCACACTTGGCATCACTGGTATCATTTCATGAATCAACAGGCAGCGGCCTATGAAATTGAGCATACAACAGACATGATTTATCAGATTACAGGTGTCAAAACAAATTTGTTTCGCCCACCTGGAGGAATCATGCACAATGGCGTAGCAACATACGCTAAAAATGCCAAGTATGCCATTGTAATGTGGTCGTCTGATTCGATTGACTATTCCCAGCCTACCGTACCAAAGTTGATTGATAATGTCTTTCGACTAGCTAAACCAGGGGGTATTGTCCTGATGCACGATGGTGGTGGAAACCGTTCCCGCACAGTACAAGCTTTACCAGAGATTATTAATAGATTTCGCAAGCAAGGATACCGTTTTGTGACTATTCCAGAACTTTTAGAAATGGAAGACAAAGCACAAAGTGTAATTGCCAAGAAAAAGTAA
- the petL gene encoding cytochrome b6-f complex subunit PetL: MFAIVAYVGFLALFTAIAAGLLFGLRAAKIL; the protein is encoded by the coding sequence ATGTTTGCAATAGTTGCTTACGTCGGTTTTTTAGCTTTATTTACAGCGATCGCAGCTGGTCTTTTGTTCGGTCTACGTGCTGCTAAAATCCTCTAA